One genomic segment of Pedobacter endophyticus includes these proteins:
- the eno gene encoding phosphopyruvate hydratase gives MSIIVNVHARQILDSRGNPTVEVEVVTEAGAFGRAAVPSGASTGQYEAVELRDGDKSTYLGKGVLKAVENVNTKIATALRGVDVFEQNAIDKLMLELDGSENKGNLGANAILGVSLAVAKAAADEIGQPLYRYIGGVNANTLPIPMMNIINGGSHSDAPIAFQEFMIMPVGAPSFSEALRWGTEVFHSLKKILHDRGLSTAVGDEGGFAPTFDGTEDAIETVLKAIETAGYKPGSQICLALDCASSEFYKDGKYDYTKFEGATGVIRSSEEQAQYLADLSAKYPIISIEDGMDENDWTGWKSLTDKIGDRVQLVGDDLFVTNVTRLQRGIDEETANSILVKVNQIGSLTETINAVTLAQNSGYTSVMSHRSGETEDVTIADLAVALNCGQIKTGSASRSDRIAKYNQLLRIEEELGENARFIGSKFKYAKK, from the coding sequence ATGAGCATAATCGTTAATGTCCATGCCAGACAAATCCTCGATTCGAGAGGCAATCCAACAGTAGAAGTAGAAGTAGTTACAGAAGCAGGCGCATTTGGCCGTGCAGCTGTTCCGAGCGGTGCATCTACTGGGCAATATGAGGCTGTTGAATTACGTGACGGAGATAAATCTACATACTTAGGTAAAGGCGTTTTAAAGGCCGTTGAAAATGTAAATACCAAAATTGCTACGGCTTTAAGAGGTGTTGATGTTTTTGAACAAAACGCAATTGATAAATTAATGCTGGAGCTTGATGGTTCCGAAAATAAGGGCAATTTAGGTGCCAACGCCATTTTAGGTGTTTCGTTAGCGGTTGCTAAAGCGGCTGCCGATGAAATTGGCCAACCGTTATACCGTTACATTGGCGGTGTTAATGCCAATACACTGCCAATTCCGATGATGAATATCATCAATGGTGGTTCGCACTCTGATGCTCCGATCGCTTTCCAGGAATTTATGATTATGCCTGTTGGCGCACCATCATTTTCTGAAGCTTTGCGTTGGGGAACTGAGGTTTTTCACAGCTTGAAAAAGATTTTGCACGATAGAGGATTATCTACTGCTGTAGGCGATGAAGGTGGCTTTGCCCCTACTTTCGATGGCACTGAAGATGCGATTGAAACCGTATTAAAAGCAATTGAAACTGCAGGTTATAAACCAGGTTCTCAAATCTGTTTGGCTTTAGATTGTGCTTCATCTGAGTTTTACAAAGATGGTAAATACGATTATACTAAATTTGAAGGTGCTACTGGCGTTATTCGTTCAAGCGAAGAACAGGCGCAGTATTTAGCTGATCTTTCTGCAAAATATCCAATTATCTCTATTGAGGATGGTATGGACGAAAACGACTGGACAGGCTGGAAAAGCTTAACTGATAAAATTGGAGATCGCGTTCAACTAGTGGGTGACGATTTGTTCGTAACGAACGTTACGCGTTTACAACGTGGTATCGACGAAGAAACGGCAAACTCTATCCTGGTAAAAGTTAACCAAATCGGTTCTTTAACTGAAACGATCAATGCGGTTACCTTAGCTCAAAACAGTGGCTATACTTCGGTAATGAGTCACCGTTCGGGCGAAACTGAGGATGTTACCATTGCTGATTTGGCTGTTGCGTTAAACTGTGGCCAAATTAAAACCGGTTCGGCCTCTCGTTCTGATAGGATTGCAAAATACAACCAATTGTTGCGTATTGAAGAGGAATTGGGCGAGAATGCTCGTTTTATTGGCTCAAAATTTAAATACGCGAAGAAATAG
- a CDS encoding trimeric intracellular cation channel family protein, which yields MNLGTSEVITILGTISFAMSGTFSAMQKRLDPFGILIIAFVTAIGGGTVRDLLLGDTPVAWMRDIQTCLIILFTSIGAILFKTQVKKFKVTLFLFDSLGLGLFTVLGLQKGINFGLAPGICIALGTITGCFGGIIRDTLLNTIPLIFRKEIYATVCIAGGLLYYLLAFLKVDLTLIKLIVIAFIFVLRIIVVKYKLTLPKLVY from the coding sequence ATGAATTTAGGCACGTCGGAGGTTATCACAATTTTAGGAACCATATCCTTTGCCATGTCGGGCACTTTTTCGGCCATGCAAAAGCGATTGGATCCTTTCGGCATACTTATTATTGCCTTTGTAACGGCAATTGGAGGCGGAACGGTAAGAGATTTGCTTCTTGGTGATACGCCCGTGGCCTGGATGCGGGATATTCAAACCTGTTTAATCATCTTGTTTACCTCAATAGGAGCAATCTTATTTAAAACGCAAGTTAAAAAGTTTAAGGTGACGCTGTTTTTGTTCGACAGTTTGGGGCTTGGGCTGTTTACCGTTTTAGGGTTGCAAAAAGGAATTAACTTTGGCCTGGCTCCGGGTATTTGTATTGCCTTGGGTACCATTACGGGCTGTTTCGGAGGGATTATTAGAGATACACTGTTAAACACAATTCCGCTGATTTTTAGAAAGGAAATTTATGCCACAGTTTGTATCGCAGGAGGGTTGCTTTATTATTTGCTTGCCTTTTTAAAAGTCGATTTAACCTTAATTAAGCTGATCGTAATTGCTTTTATTTTTGTTTTGAGAATTATCGTTGTTAAGTACAAGCTGACGCTTCCAAAGTTGGTTTATTGA
- a CDS encoding FtsB family cell division protein, which translates to MKRLIDLFRNKYFLATAAFAVWMLFFDKNDMMSQFEYRSQANKLQEEKEYFETETAQVKKDLSELSNNLGLAEKFAREKYFMKKDNEDVFVIIREEKK; encoded by the coding sequence ATGAAACGTTTAATAGATCTTTTCCGCAATAAATACTTTCTTGCAACAGCTGCTTTTGCGGTGTGGATGTTATTTTTTGATAAAAACGACATGATGTCGCAATTTGAATACCGCAGCCAGGCTAACAAGTTACAAGAGGAAAAGGAATATTTTGAAACTGAAACGGCTCAGGTAAAGAAGGATTTAAGCGAACTGAGCAACAACCTGGGTTTGGCCGAAAAATTCGCCCGCGAAAAGTACTTCATGAAAAAAGACAATGAAGATGTTTTTGTAATTATCCGCGAAGAGAAGAAATAG
- a CDS encoding L,D-transpeptidase family protein produces MKLIYFTLLLFISTMANAQNDFKAAQIKFERVNDAYESKWESLAQSIKSAGYSKHFSMLINAYKAEGKLEVWLKRNSDKHYALFKTYDFCAHSGTLGPKVIEGDKQTPEGFYYINVFNPVSSFYLSLGINYPNSVDSARTGEGKKTGGDIYIHGNCVTVGCIPLTDEKIKELYVLAVEATNSGQKNIPVNIYPFKMTAENFKKYAIQFSKQEAFWKTLQPGYLAFEKHNQMPTIKEIKGNYVIR; encoded by the coding sequence ATGAAATTAATTTACTTCACACTGCTCTTATTTATTAGCACAATGGCCAATGCACAAAATGATTTTAAAGCGGCTCAAATCAAGTTTGAACGGGTAAACGATGCTTATGAGAGCAAATGGGAAAGTTTAGCGCAAAGCATTAAGAGCGCTGGTTATAGCAAACATTTTTCGATGCTGATAAACGCCTACAAAGCAGAGGGGAAATTAGAGGTTTGGTTGAAGCGCAACTCCGATAAGCATTACGCTTTATTTAAAACCTACGATTTTTGTGCGCACTCAGGCACGCTGGGGCCAAAGGTTATCGAAGGCGACAAACAAACGCCTGAGGGCTTTTATTACATCAACGTTTTTAACCCGGTGAGTAGCTTCTATTTATCGCTTGGCATTAACTACCCAAACTCGGTAGATTCGGCAAGAACCGGCGAGGGCAAAAAAACCGGAGGAGACATTTACATCCACGGAAACTGCGTAACAGTTGGCTGTATTCCATTAACCGACGAAAAAATTAAAGAACTGTATGTGCTCGCCGTTGAAGCAACCAATTCTGGCCAGAAGAATATTCCCGTCAATATCTATCCATTCAAAATGACAGCTGAAAACTTTAAGAAATACGCCATTCAGTTTTCCAAACAAGAAGCTTTTTGGAAAACGCTACAGCCAGGTTATTTAGCTTTTGAGAAGCATAACCAAATGCCTACCATTAAAGAAATTAAGGGAAATTATGTGATAAGATGA
- a CDS encoding acyl-CoA desaturase has product MIILLFFLCHWFLSLFSQTFFLHRYSSHKMFKMGPFWEKFFYLLLLISQGSSFLNPRAYAILHRMHHAYSDTEKDPHSPHFFKDVFGMMIATKNMYMDYLHFKIEPEPAFRGNYPEWPLIDRIGDSWFWRIGCGLFYIGFYIMFANHWWLFLLLPIHFLMGPLHGAIVNWCGHKYGYSNHDNDDHSKNSLPWDFLLMGELFQNNHHKKPNSPNFATKWWEFDPTYPVMKALHWMKIIKIRKV; this is encoded by the coding sequence ATGATTATTTTACTTTTCTTTCTTTGCCATTGGTTCCTATCATTATTTAGCCAAACATTTTTTCTTCACCGCTATTCATCGCACAAGATGTTCAAGATGGGGCCTTTCTGGGAAAAATTCTTCTATCTGCTTTTATTAATTTCCCAGGGATCGTCTTTTTTGAATCCACGGGCCTATGCTATTTTGCACCGCATGCACCACGCTTATAGCGACACGGAGAAAGACCCACATTCACCTCATTTTTTTAAAGATGTTTTCGGGATGATGATTGCAACGAAGAATATGTATATGGATTATCTTCATTTTAAGATCGAGCCCGAGCCCGCCTTTCGTGGCAACTACCCTGAGTGGCCTTTAATCGATCGCATTGGCGATTCGTGGTTCTGGAGAATAGGATGTGGCTTATTTTACATAGGCTTTTACATTATGTTTGCCAACCACTGGTGGCTGTTTCTTTTATTGCCCATCCATTTTTTAATGGGTCCGTTGCATGGAGCCATAGTAAACTGGTGCGGGCATAAATATGGCTATTCTAATCATGACAATGACGACCATAGCAAGAACTCATTGCCCTGGGATTTTCTGCTCATGGGAGAGTTATTTCAAAACAACCATCACAAAAAACCAAATAGCCCCAACTTCGCAACCAAATGGTGGGAGTTCGACCCGACGTATCCGGTAATGAAGGCATTGCATTGGATGAAGATTATCAAGATCAGGAAAGTTTAG
- the fabG gene encoding 3-oxoacyl-[acyl-carrier-protein] reductase: MKLLEGKTALVTGASKGIGRKIAEKFAEQGANVAFTYLSSVEKGEALEQELQSFGTKVKGYRSDASKFDQAEKLVNDIVAEFGTIDIVVNNAGITKDGLLMRMSEENWDDVININLKSIFNVTKAASKVMMKARKGVFINMSSVVGVQGNAGQANYAASKAGIIGFTKSVAKELGSRNIRANVVAPGFIRTEMTEVLDPAVVAGWEKDIPLKRAGETEDIANVCVFLASDMSAYVTGQTLSVCGGML; this comes from the coding sequence ATGAAATTACTAGAAGGAAAAACCGCCCTGGTTACAGGAGCATCTAAAGGTATTGGTCGTAAAATAGCAGAAAAATTTGCAGAACAGGGCGCTAATGTAGCTTTCACCTATTTATCATCGGTTGAAAAAGGCGAAGCTTTAGAACAAGAATTGCAAAGCTTTGGCACAAAAGTTAAAGGCTATCGTTCAGACGCATCTAAATTTGATCAGGCGGAGAAATTGGTTAATGATATTGTTGCTGAGTTCGGCACAATAGACATTGTTGTAAACAACGCTGGAATTACCAAAGATGGTTTATTAATGCGCATGAGTGAGGAGAACTGGGATGATGTAATCAACATTAACCTAAAATCGATCTTCAATGTAACCAAAGCAGCTTCGAAAGTAATGATGAAAGCACGCAAAGGTGTTTTTATTAACATGAGTTCGGTGGTTGGGGTACAAGGTAATGCGGGACAGGCCAATTACGCGGCATCTAAGGCTGGTATTATTGGATTTACAAAATCTGTAGCCAAAGAATTGGGATCGAGAAATATTCGTGCTAACGTTGTTGCCCCGGGTTTTATCCGTACCGAAATGACAGAGGTTTTAGACCCCGCTGTTGTTGCTGGTTGGGAGAAAGACATTCCGTTAAAGCGTGCTGGTGAAACTGAAGATATTGCAAATGTCTGCGTGTTTTTAGCATCCGACATGAGCGCTTATGTTACGGGCCAAACTTTATCGGTTTGCGGCGGAATGCTGTAA
- a CDS encoding alpha/beta hydrolase codes for MDTKMANRADYTEQETENYSFGDHVHVVDPTFYIPQLDKYRKIWIYLPKSYKHGEKKYPVIYMQDGQNLFHASPPRNDEWAVDAVMDGLIREGAKEAIIVGVDHAGEDRLREYNPYDSEHGKGEGRAYVQFLAETLKPFIDSEYRTFKDARNTSIAGSSMGGLIAMYAIITYPDVFGSAGVFSPSFWLAPKIYDDVEEKSALLKNNKVFFVVGDKEGSAMVRNMKRVYDILNPDGKNTNVAFLERADGKHTEWFWHREFVSFYQFIAPLFSVE; via the coding sequence ATGGATACAAAGATGGCAAACCGGGCAGATTATACTGAACAAGAAACAGAAAACTACAGCTTTGGCGATCATGTACACGTGGTTGACCCAACTTTTTATATTCCTCAATTAGATAAATACCGAAAAATATGGATTTACCTGCCGAAAAGCTATAAACACGGCGAAAAGAAGTATCCTGTAATATACATGCAAGATGGCCAAAACCTGTTTCATGCATCACCTCCACGTAATGATGAATGGGCTGTTGATGCGGTAATGGACGGCTTGATTCGCGAGGGTGCAAAAGAAGCGATTATTGTGGGGGTAGACCACGCCGGCGAAGATAGGTTGAGGGAGTACAATCCATACGATAGCGAACATGGCAAAGGCGAGGGGCGTGCGTATGTACAATTTCTGGCAGAAACCCTGAAGCCTTTTATCGATTCGGAATACAGAACATTTAAGGATGCCAGGAATACCTCAATTGCAGGCAGTTCCATGGGCGGTTTGATTGCCATGTATGCCATTATAACCTATCCGGATGTGTTTGGCTCGGCAGGCGTTTTTAGCCCTTCGTTTTGGCTGGCACCAAAAATTTACGATGATGTTGAAGAAAAATCTGCGTTATTGAAAAACAATAAGGTCTTTTTTGTGGTCGGTGATAAAGAAGGAAGCGCTATGGTTCGGAATATGAAGCGCGTTTACGATATTTTAAATCCAGATGGTAAAAACACAAACGTGGCATTTTTAGAACGGGCAGATGGAAAGCATACAGAATGGTTCTGGCATCGGGAATTTGTTTCTTTTTATCAGTTTATTGCTCCTTTATTTTCAGTTGAGTGA
- a CDS encoding GIY-YIG nuclease family protein, with product MPAIHNYFVYILECSDKSYYVGVTNDLEVRISQHNSGENISAYTFTRRPVVLRYYKRFDQIEHAIEFEK from the coding sequence GTGCCAGCAATACATAACTACTTCGTTTATATATTAGAGTGCTCAGATAAGAGCTACTATGTTGGTGTAACTAATGATTTAGAAGTAAGAATATCACAACATAATAGTGGCGAAAATATTTCTGCTTATACATTTACGAGAAGACCAGTCGTTTTAAGATATTACAAAAGATTTGACCAAATTGAACATGCAATTGAATTTGAGAAATAA